A single genomic interval of Effusibacillus pohliae DSM 22757 harbors:
- a CDS encoding sigma-70 RNA polymerase sigma factor region 4 domain-containing protein, whose product MVNRHKKQQIRSIETHLRHYRMYKSGIRNLQKQLDYIMPSMTANYEMREGSSGTFVISSTTEKYAIDRIESKRALDLHEQIRRFQLIVDSIDDAVGELAEMEQQFVRYRYFDGCSVKKTAELMGYSEKNIFVIRNQTMDKLLISLAGVLDFY is encoded by the coding sequence ATGGTGAACAGACATAAAAAGCAGCAAATCCGGAGTATCGAGACGCATTTACGGCACTATCGGATGTACAAATCCGGAATCCGAAACCTGCAGAAGCAGCTTGACTATATTATGCCTTCCATGACTGCAAACTACGAGATGCGGGAAGGGTCATCCGGGACGTTCGTGATTTCTTCGACCACTGAGAAATACGCAATTGATCGAATTGAATCAAAGCGGGCGCTGGATCTCCATGAACAAATCAGACGGTTCCAGCTCATTGTAGACTCTATCGATGATGCTGTTGGGGAATTGGCCGAAATGGAGCAGCAGTTTGTCCGGTATCGCTATTTTGACGGCTGTTCAGTCAAAAAGACTGCTGAACTGATGGGGTACTCCGAGAAGAATATATTTGTGATTCGCAACCAGACGATGGACAAACTTCTTATTTCTCTGGCGGGTGTATTAGACTTTTATTAG